A single region of the Lotus japonicus ecotype B-129 chromosome 4, LjGifu_v1.2 genome encodes:
- the LOC130714701 gene encoding 18.5 kDa class I heat shock protein, with the protein MSLIPSFFGNRRSNVFDPFSLEVWDPFKDFPFGNSVSASFPQLSRENSAFVSTRVDWKETPEAHVFRADLPGLKKEEVKVEIEDDRVLQISGERNVEKEDKNDTWHRVERSSGKFQRRFRLPENAKMDQVKASMENGVLTVTVPKEEIKKPEVKSIEISG; encoded by the coding sequence ATGTCGCTCATTCCAAGTTTCTTTGGTAACCGAAGGAGTAATGTTTTTGATCCTTTCTCACTCGAAGTCTGGGACCCCTTCAAGGATTTCCCATTCGGCAATTCTGTTTCTGCTTCTTTCCCTCAACTTTCTCGGGAAAATTCTGCGTTTGTGAGCACCCGAGTGGATTGGAAGGAGACCCCAGAAGCACATGTGTTCAGGGCTGATCTTCCAGGGTTGAAGAAGGAGGAAGTGAAGGTAGAGATTGAAGATGACAGAGTTCTTCAGATTAGCGGAGAGAGGAATGTTGAGAAGGAAGACAAGAATGATACATGGCATCGCGTGGAGCGTAGCAGTGGGAAATTCCAGAGGAGGTTCAGATTGCCTGAGAATGCTAAAATGGATCAAGTTAAGGCTTCCATGGAGAATGGGGTTCTCACTGTTACTGTCCCCAAGGAAGAGATCAAGAAGCCTGAAGTTAAGTCCATTGAAATCTCTGGTTGA